DNA sequence from the Syntrophobacterales bacterium genome:
GCCACCCTCATGTAGTCCCTGCTCCCTTCAAAGTAGACTCGCTTCGCCCCGTCCTGTTCATAGGTGAGAGGCGCCCCGGACTGGATCTGGGCGTTTATTATCGTAAGAGAGGCTCTGAACCTCTCAAGGTTCTCTATCTTCCTTTCCCCGCTGTCCGCAGAGCGGTATCCAAGCCTGATCGCACCGGCGACTATGAGAATAATGGTCGCCACGAGGGTAATAGCTATGATCAGTTCAAGGAGTGTAAATCCTTTATCACCGTTATCACCGTCTCGTGTTCCCGCCGCCTTTCTCATGATCCCGAACCGAGGTTCCGGCTCTTTTACGTCAGCCATGCCGAGCCACACCCTAGACCTTTCTGTGAATCATTTTCATGCTTCTCACGGTCAGAGCTTTCCTCTTTGAGTCTTTAATCCAGTGCACTGTCAGCACGACCTCCAGAAGCTGGACCTGAAGCTCTTTTGTCCTTTCCTTAAACGTCTCGACCACGGCAATATCGACCGTGTAACCGTCGACGGTAGTTTCACTCCACACTTTTTCAGCCAGGTTTTCGTCCTCCAGCACTTCCCTCATCTTTGTCTGGGCACGCACCACAGCCGAGACATAATCCTCGGAACCTCTCACAGCCTTGAGGTTGGCCGAGATAAGCTGAAAAATTATGGTCACCGATATGCCCAGTATAGCGAGGGCCACAAGTACCTCAAGGAGCGTGAACCCTCCTTGTCCAAGATTGGACCAGGCTCTCGCCCGGGTCTTTACATTCCCGGGCCTCAGCAGACGTACCGCGTATCTCATCGGCGCACCTTCACGGAACCCACCACCGGGTCCATTTCGATATAGATGACCTTTTTTCTCGCAGCCAGCACAAGCATCCCGCCTTCGACTCCGCCAGTGGAACGGAATGTAATAAGGTACTTCCCGTTCCTCACCTGTCCCACTATAGGGTCTACCGCCATGATGGATACATCTGACGGTACGGTCTTCATACGCATGCCCTCAATTCCGTATCTCTTCATATCAAGGTCCACCGTGAGAATCAGGTCTTCCCCTCTGTTCTGGGCAAGGAATTTCATCTGCCTGACGGACGCCGTTAATTCGCGCCCAGTTGCGGCGAGATGGGCGCCTGGAAGGGTATTCGCAAAAAACATGGCGCCAAGACCGAGTATGAGGGCGGCGATTGCCATCACAAGGATCAGCTCAAGGAGGGTAAAACCAGGGGACTGGCGGGCATTGCAACACCCCAGGCGCACCGTCGTCCAGGCA
Encoded proteins:
- a CDS encoding prepilin-type N-terminal cleavage/methylation domain-containing protein — its product is MRYAVRLLRPGNVKTRARAWSNLGQGGFTLLEVLVALAILGISVTIIFQLISANLKAVRGSEDYVSAVVRAQTKMREVLEDENLAEKVWSETTVDGYTVDIAVVETFKERTKELQVQLLEVVLTVHWIKDSKRKALTVRSMKMIHRKV
- a CDS encoding prepilin-type N-terminal cleavage/methylation domain-containing protein — its product is MKDHLCRLRPSVGAFAWTTVRLGCCNARQSPGFTLLELILVMAIAALILGLGAMFFANTLPGAHLAATGRELTASVRQMKFLAQNRGEDLILTVDLDMKRYGIEGMRMKTVPSDVSIMAVDPIVGQVRNGKYLITFRSTGGVEGGMLVLAARKKVIYIEMDPVVGSVKVRR